The stretch of DNA GAGTTCGTGGAATATTAAATCTATCTTGCATCAATTTTTGGTGATTgggttatttttatattttttaatgattttttaaggGATTTcatcgattttttaaaacgaagagtgagacaacatttttcctctgttttttgtctttttcgcactcatagaaatattgtgtttctcaaagtcatccgcaagaggtctctagtgatttttcaataattcctcataaaaatcaattttttcatactttaattattaattgtaaaaaaactaagctccaaaccctttttattttttttctatacgttttgttttgtctcattttataacccgatagtttttttttcacgatgtcatattgtcgattagagatattggtattttaatggacttttttttgacaaaaatcgcattctccataagagcccatgttaaaagttgtcaactttgaaaattaataaaaaaataacgagcttccaaacaattactaaaaaattacataaaatgtattagtatttcaagaatctactgtataaatttcaaagcattctcatattcggaaaaaaataaaagctatcAGTATGCatatatatcataaaaaagtcatttaaaaatagaataaatgcAATTGTTTTTATGTTGTTAACAAAATggaattcgaaaaaaatacacGTGTAATATTGATGCAATTTTATGTTATGATAACttatgaatattttgaataaatattacttgtataagcatttaaaatttattcaacatttggaaatttttttttaacatgaaaaaattctgcagaatataaatatcataaaaccatatattttttgtcaagtcttttttctttatatcttGTTTGTCAAGAGATAAAATTTGTAACACAAATGTCAATCAGCCATTAGCATAATCAAGCGTCAATTGTTCAGtatcaattaaaatcaaaGCAATGGCAATTGATTGAAACTCAGCTGATGTGTATTGTGTCAATATCACTCTCACTTTGATTAAAGCTGCTTCTAAACAAATGATGTTTGATGCCAATAACATCcgtatgataatataaaattattaccaataaacattgttgaaaaaacctttaaaattttaaataaaaaataatttaaatcaagacatttattatgaaaatatatacgagaatttttataaagaattttttttttttattagcttcGAGAGACGTTAAAGCAcacataaaatgttttttttttttaaattgaaattcacATTTTGAATGTATAACTAATGTAAAGTATCGCTTATATAACTATTGAATCCTCTTATCAGATGTACATCGTATATATGAATTCATGTAAATATACAAGGgtgtattaaattattcatgcatatacatgtataaggTTGCTACATAGCATGACGATTTTATTTCTCGTCATGATGAAGCTGTTGGATCTGGTTGGTCATGTAACACTGATTGATATACTCCAACAAGGTAATTACTCTGGCAAAAGTAAAACTGTCGAGAAGGCGTGGTTGAAATTTGCCTCGATTAAACTGAATGACGATGCTGGTTACATTTAAGTCAAGTTCATCTAATTTTCTGACTTGACTTACATCTTTCATGTactttatgaaataaaaaatattttatatttttcatattcatatgtatatgtattgtaattctattgtatttatatgtcgttaaatattacatattataaattgaataaatattttatgagttacaaataaaaaaaaaaaataaaagctatcAGTAAGtatactaaaatattttttatacttatgtaaaattatttacaaaaaaaaattataaaaaatacaaatgcatGCCAAGGACTtgataagtttaaatttatattaaaatatatatttcaaagaaTGCACTTGGCTTTAAAGTATTGTCAAGacataaaaatatgaacaattatgtttttttttttcaagaaaaaatcaagaaacaagaatatatattcacaatttattaatattaatattaatttttttcatcaattattgatgaaaaaaaataaatcctcagtattaattgttgtataGTAACGTCAAATTTCacagatatatattattgagaaaaaaaaatcaaaatataattaatattgttgacCAAGATTGCCtccaaattttcaagttaatataaacaatttattatgatCTTAATAATCTTTACACATGTataattagaaattattttaaatttaaaacaaattgtaATTTGGCCAAagtattttcttattattagttaacagaattaatttaaatgcaacaattcattttaaaatcattttaaaaaacaattcgaAATCaagattgtttttaaataataatatataacaaataaactgaacatcatcaattttttttaacaaaaaaaaatatcctttgTATTATAAAACGATCTTTAAATCATTGTGTTTACCAGTCTACGAAAAACATGATGTAAGATTATACTGTTAAacacatatatttttcgttttttcagCTTCAAGGATTGTTGAAAGTTTTATCACCCTATAAAGCATCACATACACTGAAGTAAGACTATCTGATTTTTTCGTCTTCAATAAACTATCAAAGCTTTATCTTCAAGGCTTTGTCATTGTACTGggaaaatatgtaaaaaaaaactaaaaaaaaactcgagtAGGCATGAAAGTTTCGTGGAAAATTATGAGCAAAAAGtgtcttgttaaattatttttaaaaaatcaaaaagcaaaaaaataaactaaatttatttaagtacATATGAAATACTGATAAATCTGTTCTTTTATTTGCatcgtttatttaaattcgacTGGTTTATAAGCCACAAAGTACGCTTTTTggttttcttattttattttccctcGTATGTGGTAACACACAAATTTCTTTTAGCTTAAATTCATTCGAGAATAATATCCGTAAAGCTTCCTTTGTTCGCTTCATAAATAAGCATATTCATATGTCTCATCTGCAAGTTCcggtaaaaaaaactttaaaaattcatgtttGTGATAACATATAGAAAAGATTTTGCTATAACGAGACGACAATTGATATtgcagtaaaatttttattccaaGAATATAATTGAAAAGCTGGAAAATTCCAGTTTTACCAGTGCTTCATTTTTCTCAAACCAATGCTAAAGTAGTCACTCTAGGAAACAAGAGTCTGCGCAGCCAAGCGGTAGGAACATTAACTATATCATCTGTCCGTAATCTTTACcgacatataaaaataaaaatagtacataaatatttccaccagagGACGTGAACGAACTTTTCCTtgaggggaaaaaaaaaaaaaaatatcaatgcgCCAATtgagtgtgtgtgtttgtgtgcAACATTTGCACCCCAAAAcataaagtttataaaaataatttgactaaaatttataattaaattaacaagtttattaatttatttataaatcagtTATACAAATTGTGTAATAATGGGTGTACCAGCATTTTTTCGCTGGCTTAGCCGCAAGTATCCAGCGGTTATTGTTGAATGCATTGAGCAAAAGGTAAGTCTTACAATTTTAaggttatgttttttttttttttcttgtaaacaACGCAATGAATCAAACaatgtatattaataaatttaattatattaattgtaaaatgtaGTCAATAACTGCTGATGATGTTACGGTGCCAATTAATTCAGTTGAACCGAATCCGAATGGTgttgaatttgataatttatatctgGACATGAATGGTATAATACATCCTTGTACACATCCTGAAGACAAGtaagtttaatatatttataaaataataaatgaccattatttaaatgattttttgcattaatttaatataggcCTGCTCCAAAAACTGAGGATGAAATGATGGAAGCAATATTTGAATGTATCGATAgattattttgtattgtaCGTCCACGAAAAGTTTTGTATATGGCAATTGATGGTGTTGCACCACGTGCTAAAATGAATCAACAACGCTCAAGAAGATTTCGTGCATCAAAAGAAACATCTGAAAAACTCAATGAAATGGATCGTATACGTTCAGAGTTGGCATTGAAAGGTGCATTTTTACCACCAGAAAAACCAAAAGGTGATCATTTTGATAGTAATTGTATAACACCTGGTACTCCATTTATGGCAAGGCTATCAACATGCctacattattatattcatgaaAGGCTAAATAATGATCCAGGCTGGCGAGGTATTAAAGTTATATTGAGTGATGCAAATGTACCAGGTGAAGGTGAACATAAAATAATGGATTTTATACGTAAACAAAGAGCACAACCAGATCATGATCCAAATACACAACATGTATTATGTGGTGCTGATGCTGATTTAATTATGTTGGGTTTAGCAACACATGAaccaaattttacaataatacgTGAAGAATTTAAACCAAATAAACCACGTCCATGTGATATATGTGGACAACTTGGTCATGAAATGAAAGATTGTACTGGTAGTGAACCagatcaaaaaaaagaagatgctGCATTTGGCTCAGAGtgtcaatttatatttgtacgTTTAAATGTATTACGTGAATATTTAGAAAGAGAATTAGAAATGCCAAATTTACcatttaaatatgattttgaACGTGCAATTGATGATTGGgtatttatgtgtttttttgttggtaaTGATTTTTTACCACATTTACCATCATTAGAAATACGTGAAGCAGCTATTGATagacttgttaaattatataaaagtacTGTTTATAAAACTGGTGGTTTTTTAACAGATAGTGGTGATGTTAATCTTGATAGAGTACAAATGATATTATCTGAACTTGGTGATATGgaagatgaaatatttaaaaaaagacaacaaactgaattatcatttaaacaacgtgaaaaaaataaaaaacgtagaACAGATGCTATTAGTAATTTTCAACCAAAATGGATACCAACTGGACAATTTGCACCAAATTTACTTGGTCAAGATATTAAACCAATACAAAATCCAAGATATGAAGCATATCAAATGCGTATGCAAGGAAGAGATTATAATACAAGTGCTGCTGAACGTTCTGTTAAAAACCTTGATAGTAAAAGTGCACTTGAATCAATGCTTGTTCCTGAAGGTACAACAAATTCTAGGAAAAGAAGTTTTAATGAAGTTGATACAGGagtagaagaagaagaagaagatgatcaAGCACATGATGAAGTACGTTTATGGGAAGATGGTTTTAAAGATCGTTATTATGAATCAAAATTTGATGTATCAGctgataatttacaatttagaAATAATGTTGCATTACAATATGTACGTGGTTTGTGTTGGGTATTaagatattattatcaaggtTGTGCATCATGGAAATGGTATTTTCCATATCATTATGCACCATTTGCTagtgattttataaatattagtgGTTTATCAActgaatttgaaaaagataCAGTACCATTTCGTCCATTAGAACAATTAATGGGTGTATTTCCAGCAGCAAGTTCTGGACATGTACCATCACCATGGGCACCATTAATGAGTGATccaaaatcaacaattattgatttttatccagaagattttaaaattgatttaaatggtaaaaaatttgcatggCAAGGAGTTGCATTATTACCATTTGTTGAAGaacaaagattatttaaagCACTTGAGCCatattataatgaattaactgaagctgaaaaaaaacGTAATGTTAGAGGTGATGATAGATTATATGTATCAACATCAAATAGtggttataattttataaaaggtctttatacaaataatattgattttgataaacaaacagaaatatcaattgatggAATGCGTGGTACTGTATTAATTGCTGAAGATTGTGTTGGTGAAGGTGCAACATTACCATCACCAATAAAAGGAATACCAGTTCGTAATAATGCTGTTTATTGTGTTAGATATCGTGATCCAAAATTTGATAGTGGTTTTATATTCCCAGCTAAAAGATTAAAAGGTGTTAAAGAACCACCAAGAGTATTAAAACCACAAGATTTTGAACAAATGAATCGTGGTACTGATAATAGATGGTCACCAAGAATTGGATTTACTCAATCAAATCAAAAAGCATCACTTGGTGATGCTGGTCATCGTATGATTgggtaattttatattttatattctagtAACAagttttaatcaatttaataaattatttatttgattttttttttcttttagacaTTATGCAAATTCCAATAGAAATCAAGGACAATCAGGACAATATTCACATGTTCCACCACCTCAAAATTCTTATCAACAACGCGGTAAGttatttattgacattttttaacatttttttttaaaacaaaacatagattatttattaatattaacaacaagTCAAAAGAATTGAGGAAAAAATTATCCAAGTATTTGCAAAATACATATTTGTAAAGggctgataatttttttatttatttcctcaAGTGAATTTTATTCCCCTTATGTATTTTAACGTTATAAATCCGACAGTCAGTCAGTCACTCAGTCAATCGTTTGTTCGTTTCTTCATCGTGAGCTCCCTAAAATCTCTTGGATCAGTAGAATTAAAATgcatacaaataaataagacCTTAGTCTGGGTATTTTATGATTTGAATCAATGCCAATAATGTTTTTAAGTGTCTCACCATTGTTTTCAATGCTCATTGGGGAGGAAAAGGATTTCTTTAATCACCCCTCAATTGtcgaactttttttttatttctttctcattTTAACGGGTCAGTGATTgtaatcgtaaaaaaaaaaaaatcataacttgatcattatattaaaatgaagattctaaaatgacaatttatttaaaaaattcattaaactcattaaaaaaaaaatgtgttttacaaaatatatagaagtttttcgtttaattattagtaaattttataaaacaaaaacaaattaattgagCATTGTTTATTGAAGTTTGACAAGAAGATATTCACATGGCATAACAGCAGGAATTATTATAGGgggtcaaataaaatattttactgtaCAGAGAGGAGGTGaagtcaaattttaaattagttcCAAGGGTAGTTGATCACGTAGCGCGTGACTCCAAGCGTTTTGTTGTTTGACACGTCGATTCAAAAACCTATATGTACTCACTATCTCGGCTTGATTTTGGTCTTCAAAATTTTATcccaattataaaattcaattcacatttttaattatccaattagttaaatattataaaaaattattctggcAATGTgcctttaatatatataaaaatttttctcttgttttttttcattgtcctTGATAATCTCTTATGCTTTttctccaaaaaaataaaataaagaaaatatcattaaattaatttaatttatcataaataaaatagctcAAGAGTTTATGTCAAAGtacacaatatttatattttattttgtgtattCATTTACGTATGACAGGTGAAGAttctttgttaaataaaatataaaaaaaaaaaaaaaattatataaacatttttatcagGGTGAATATTTTCATAGCCAATGGTTGGATAGTATAGTAgtaattttttgtcattactatattattttatagctagcaatgtatatattcattcagtatatatatatacatctggTTTCGAGCAGGTTCCATACTCGTCAGTGCTCCCGGGTTCATTTGAAACGAGACTTCGAGTGGAATGCAAACACTTAAATGTCTAGGACTCGAGCCGTGGTGTTCGCAAGCAAGACGAGCCACTGGTCTCTCTTCTCATATCATTcaatgtgtgtatatatgtgtCTTGCTACCGATGCGCAATGacccccctttttttttatttacccccTTATACACTCTCTCATTTTGTCCCCTTATATATTTTACGACCTCCCAAACATTTCAAACTTtctatatggttttttttttatttgtttaattttttttctctttttctctttcgATAAATCAAACAAGCTCATAAAAAATTGCTGATGTCATTACTTGAGTAATTGTCATAAATGctgattaatatttcaattataatagATCAAATTTTTCAGCTGATAGAacaccttttttttatgttgaaaataaaatgtatatattagtttttaaataagtGTTGCTAcgtgttttttatatacatatatttcttggtagaaattaaaaaaaaaatacagggaattttattttgctaATGAGGCAAAGCGTAATTAGTGAAACTGTCGACTACCAAAAGCACTCAACAGTGCagagatatataaaaaaaaaatgtaaaattatactCATGTGATGGGATCTTTCTGCTGTACTTGAAACTCTTGTCTTTATTTTTGCATCAActcttgaaattattattttttattattatataaaaaatatgttttttagttttatttaaaagaaaaaaaaaagggggtgttattattttatttattgagagGGGTGTTGGTATCTGATCTGTTGatattatcaaaaagaaaGATCAGTGAAAAGCAAGGCATATGACACTGACGTCCGTCAAAACCACACTTGCGGTGGCTAATTTTCCAAGCATTGAGCATCATTGAATTCCATTGTGCTTTAAATCGTTTCACATCCACAATAAACTCATACtcttaaatcaaaatattgtattatattttctctATTGTGATTTAGTTAACTCATCAGTcatacataattaatttttttaaataatatatattttctttttcattttattggtCTATTTTATTAGGAGAGAAAATCAATTTACCTAACTAGCCAATTtcggtaattttattttccatgtaTTTGGCTTTCAAGAGGctcttttttttcgtaaatctATTTATATGTAGtagccaattttttttttttggacactTGGGATACatataaagttgaaaaaaaaaattgaacattaCGAATTTATTGTTGAGAccaaattgacaatttttttcttgctcctattttattatgagattaatgaaatgtttaaaaaaatatttaatatagtttattattaatttaaaatttcacttgaactaatttttatagttttttgaattttttaatatcttaaatatttataacaaaaaattaactgaaaaataaactttaaaattaaattaacagtcatttaaaaaacagtacacataaatttataaaattatataatttctattaaaaataatagaaagttatacaaatagaaaatttatatagagaaatttattcaacaaaaaaattctagttACAATattatgtaaagaaaaaaatcatgcaATTATATAATATGGGACatgaaaaatgattatttcatacaaaaagaaaatcaaaattatttctattagcaaaatttaatggaacaaaaatacataaaaattatgtaacaACAAGGTCTTTTGATCTTTCTTTATATTCTGTCGAcatcctgaaaaaaaaaatagataaataattgaatgaagACCATATTGAGTAAAGAAAATTacctttaaaataaattttattattaaaaaaaaaaaaagcgtagTAATAGCACGGAATGCCGTTCTTTTTTTTAGGCATAATAAATATCTTGATGGTAGTAAATGGAGCGTATTTCCGTGATGCTAAGGGTATCCTTAAAAGTAATGTAAGGTCCTCAATGTTTTGTTTGGCTATCGGTCCTTTTCACCTGTGCTCTATCGcctgtatttttatatattatttattttttcattcctCATCCAATTCATTCATTCAATCTTCAAAGTAAATCACGGTTCTTGTTCCTGCCTTTTCtcgatgtatttttttatttattttttattttttctaaaccaCCAAGAAttgatatggaaaaaaaaggaaaaaataaaataatattcacaagaattatattattcttttgcCAATTAAACTGTTCAACT from Aphidius gifuensis isolate YNYX2018 linkage group LG4, ASM1490517v1, whole genome shotgun sequence encodes:
- the LOC122854800 gene encoding 5'-3' exoribonuclease 2 homolog, producing the protein MGVPAFFRWLSRKYPAVIVECIEQKSITADDVTVPINSVEPNPNGVEFDNLYLDMNGIIHPCTHPEDKPAPKTEDEMMEAIFECIDRLFCIVRPRKVLYMAIDGVAPRAKMNQQRSRRFRASKETSEKLNEMDRIRSELALKGAFLPPEKPKGDHFDSNCITPGTPFMARLSTCLHYYIHERLNNDPGWRGIKVILSDANVPGEGEHKIMDFIRKQRAQPDHDPNTQHVLCGADADLIMLGLATHEPNFTIIREEFKPNKPRPCDICGQLGHEMKDCTGSEPDQKKEDAAFGSECQFIFVRLNVLREYLERELEMPNLPFKYDFERAIDDWVFMCFFVGNDFLPHLPSLEIREAAIDRLVKLYKSTVYKTGGFLTDSGDVNLDRVQMILSELGDMEDEIFKKRQQTELSFKQREKNKKRRTDAISNFQPKWIPTGQFAPNLLGQDIKPIQNPRYEAYQMRMQGRDYNTSAAERSVKNLDSKSALESMLVPEGTTNSRKRSFNEVDTGVEEEEEDDQAHDEVRLWEDGFKDRYYESKFDVSADNLQFRNNVALQYVRGLCWVLRYYYQGCASWKWYFPYHYAPFASDFINISGLSTEFEKDTVPFRPLEQLMGVFPAASSGHVPSPWAPLMSDPKSTIIDFYPEDFKIDLNGKKFAWQGVALLPFVEEQRLFKALEPYYNELTEAEKKRNVRGDDRLYVSTSNSGYNFIKGLYTNNIDFDKQTEISIDGMRGTVLIAEDCVGEGATLPSPIKGIPVRNNAVYCVRYRDPKFDSGFIFPAKRLKGVKEPPRVLKPQDFEQMNRGTDNRWSPRIGFTQSNQKASLGDAGHRMIGHYANSNRNQGQSGQYSHVPPPQNSYQQRGYSSGYQTSTGAARGYSSQSGGNFGNRSQQNYNSQGPRMNNYGNNSGAQGYGQGYGQQNYQQRNQHGNQQQRNNRYQNSGQNNQRNQQSNRFGNNRGGGSSGGASGLYRNSY